From Leopardus geoffroyi isolate Oge1 chromosome B4, O.geoffroyi_Oge1_pat1.0, whole genome shotgun sequence, a single genomic window includes:
- the LOC123590065 gene encoding uncharacterized protein LOC123590065: MRKLRLRVLNPPRSHAQKGAELGCHGHVHPQGLFSHILCPCPDPVRGTGPRGEEMIMMVTMMVMTVMMVTGMMMAMVTNTRLSLCAPVLSTQQMTLHLALTATPGEERDGASRRGVRQLQRPGCLHRKESITDDPEKRGRPSSLPSRSRSNRAASLRRGRPSLGPAHRATLPSQGEGGVVVPVGYTCPEALTVHRTFNELAIFPPLPSPRAKLSGWRSG; encoded by the exons atgaggaaactaaggctccgGGTCCTCAACCCGCCAAGGTCACACGCGCAGAAGGGGGCAGAACTGGGATGTCACGGCCACGTTCACCCCCAAGGCCTGTTCTCtcacatcctctgtccctgcccagaCCCTGTCCGGGGCACTGGTCCCAGAG GCGAGGAgatgataatgatggtgacaatgatggtGATGACGGTCATGATGGTGACAGGGATGATGATGGCGATGGTGACTAATACTCGGCTCTCACTCTGTGCCCCGGTCCTCAGCACTCAGCAGATGACACTTCATTTAGCCCTTACAGCAACCCCGGGAGAAG aaaggGACGgggcaagcaggagaggggtcaGGCAGCTCCAGAGACCCGGCTGTCTGCACAGAAAGGAGAGCATAACTGATGACCCCGAGAAGAGAGGCAGACCCAGCTCCCTTCCGAGTCGAAGCAGAAGCAACAGGGCGGCATCCTTGCGAAGAGGACGACCTTCTTTGGGGCCTGCCCACAGAGCCACCCTGCCTTCCCAGGGGGAAGGAGGCGTGGTGGTTCCTGTAGGATATACGTGCCCCGAAGCACTCACCGTCCACCGCACGTTTAATGAACTCGCAatattccctcctctcccctcccctcgaGCAAAGCTTTCTGGCTGGAGGAGTGGGTAG
- the C1QTNF6 gene encoding LOW QUALITY PROTEIN: complement C1q tumor necrosis factor-related protein 6 (The sequence of the model RefSeq protein was modified relative to this genomic sequence to represent the inferred CDS: inserted 1 base in 1 codon; deleted 1 base in 1 codon), with the protein MGIAALGLLCAVLLFPLLVLGVPTQEPTSGEAVASGPPGYCRRCCDPEDSLTPADEADVSSASPSALPYVLPEVRPYINITILKGDKGDRGLLGTPGKLGREGPRGERGPQGTKGAKGQAGSPGGPCRTRFSAFSVGRKTALHSSEGFQPLLFDTVFVNPDGHFDLAAGHFVAPLRGLYFFSLNVHSWNFKETYVHVVHNEEAAVXLYAQPSDRSIMQSQSVMLALGPGDRVWVRLFKRESGENAVYSDDVDTYITFSGHLIKPEED; encoded by the exons ATGGGGATAGCTGCCCTGGGCCTCCTCTGCGCGGTGCTTCTGTTCCCTCTCTTGGTGCTTGGGgtccccacccaggagcccacctCTGGGGAAGCTGTGGCCTCCGGTCCCCCTGGGTACTGTCGCCGGTGCTGTGACCCTGAGGACTCCCTGACCCCCGCCGACGAAGCAGATGTGTCCTCAGCCTCCCCATCTGCCCTCCCGTATGTGCTGCCTGAGGTCAGGCCCTACATTAACATCACCATCCTGAAGG GTGACAAAGGGGACCGAGGCCTGCTGGGCACCCCCGGGAAGCTGGGCAGGGAGGGTCCCCGGGGGGAGCGCGGCCCGCAGGGCACCAAGGGCGCCAAGGGGCAGGCGGGCAGCCCCGGGGGCCCGTGCCGGACGCGCTTCTCCGCCTTTTCCGTGGGCCGCAAGACGGCCCTGCACAGCAGCGAGGGGTTCCAGCCGCTGCTCTTCGACACCGTCTTCGTGAACCCGGACGGCCACTTCGACCTGGCCGCCGGCCACTTTGTCGCCCCCCTGCGCGGCCTCTATTTCTTCAGCCTCAACGTGCACAGCTGGAACTTCAAGGAGACATACGTGCACGTCGTGCACAACGAGGAGGCGGCCG ATCTGTACGCGCAGCCCAGCGACCGCAGCATCATGCAGAGTCAGAGCGTGATGCTGGCCCTGGGGCCCGGGGACCGCGTCTGGGTGCGGCTCTTCAAGCGCGAGAGCGGG GAGAACGCCGTCTACAGCGACGATGTCGACACCTACATCACCTTCAGCGGCCACCTCATCAAGCCCGAGGAGGACTAG